The DNA sequence ACCATGTCAAGATCCTGCCCTCGTTCATCCCGTTCATCGGTGAGACCGAATCGATCGCCCGGGAGAAGCAGGCGTTCCACAACGAACTCGCAGATCCGATCTCGGGCCTGATCACACTGTCGGTGCACACCGACCACGACTTCTCGCAGTACGACCTCGACGCCCCACTGGAAGACATCTCCGTCTCCGGAACGCAGGGACTGTTCGATGTGGCGAGGCGTCTGAGTGAACGGGACAGCCTGACGCTCCGCGACATCGGCAAGCTCTACGCGCAGGGAGTGCTGCTGCCGCAATTCGTGGGTACCGCTTCGGATGTGGCCGATCAGATCGAGGCCGGGTTCAACGGAGGAGAAGCCGATGGCTACATCGTCTCCACGGCCCAGACACCGGGAACGTTCAACGACTTCGTCGACTATGTGGTCCCCGAGCTCCAGCGTCGCGGTCTGTTCCGTACGGAATACCAGGGCAGCACGTTGCGCGAAAACCTGGGGCTCGGGCATCCGGACGAAGACCTGCCCGCAGACATCCGCGAGCGGTCGCTGGTACCCGCTGCAGGCTGACACCCTGCAGCGCACGGCAATTCACTGCAGCTTACGTAAGGTGTTGAGGTTCCGGTTGGTGAGGAACCAGCCGGAATCCGACTTCTTCTTCGATCCGGTGCGTTTACCGATCACGCTGTCAAGGGTGTCGCCTTTTCGTACCTGCCAGTACAGCACCGATTCGCCAGCTTCGATCTGTTCCTGCTGCGGATCGAGTTCGTCCGCGATCGCGGCGACGAGGTCGACCTGAGCGGGGTCGGAGTAGAAGACGACATATGCGTGCCAGTCGTCTCGTTCGGGGAATGGGTAGGCGTCGATGATCGCAGTGAGCCGGTCGGTGGGGATGACGACAACCCGTGCGGCATAGCCGAATCGCTCACCGAGGCCTTTCTCCAGCGCGGCCGTGATCCGGCCGATGTCGGTGCTCGGGGAACTCA is a window from the Williamsia sp. DF01-3 genome containing:
- a CDS encoding DUF1697 domain-containing protein, whose product is MAARTPRRYAALLRGINVGGIRIKMADLKTCIEELGFTDVKTVLASGNVLLSSPSTDIGRITAALEKGLGERFGYAARVVVIPTDRLTAIIDAYPFPERDDWHAYVVFYSDPAQVDLVAAIADELDPQQEQIEAGESVLYWQVRKGDTLDSVIGKRTGSKKKSDSGWFLTNRNLNTLRKLQ